Proteins co-encoded in one Zymomonas mobilis subsp. mobilis ATCC 10988 genomic window:
- a CDS encoding NAD(P)-dependent oxidoreductase: MAQNKMLSFVHLKQAYPEKRSAQERDKDFNEIYRSFSDEQASCQASRCSQCGVPYCSAYCPLHNNIPDWLKMTAEGRLQDAYALSSATSTMPEICGRICPQDRLCEGNCVIENSGHGAVTIGSVEKYITDTAWKEGWVEPLQPITELGISVGIIGSGPAGLTAAEKLRQQGYQVHVYDRHDRAGGLLTYGIPGFKLEKDIVARRVKRLADGGVTFHTNFHVGKDASLEELRERHAAILIATGVYKARGLATPGKELNGIVDALDFLISSNRKSFGDKVEAFDNGTLDAKGKKVVVIGGGDTAMDCVRTAIRQGAESVRCLYRRDRVNMPGSAREVKNAEDEGAEFVWLSAPESFVGKDHVQSVKVRGMRLGAPDGSGRRSPEPDPARLFDMDADLVICALGFSPEDLPTLFNAPELSVTPWGTVEADPVTLQTSIEGVFAAGDIVRGASLVVWAIRDGLVASEQMHQWLATRQQDKQDAPTKAKKKAVFA; this comes from the coding sequence ATGGCGCAAAATAAAATGCTGTCCTTTGTTCATCTGAAACAGGCCTATCCTGAAAAACGATCAGCACAGGAAAGAGACAAAGACTTTAACGAGATTTATCGGTCTTTCTCTGACGAACAGGCGAGCTGTCAGGCATCCCGTTGTTCTCAATGTGGGGTGCCTTATTGTTCAGCTTACTGTCCGCTGCATAACAATATTCCAGACTGGCTAAAAATGACGGCAGAAGGCCGGTTGCAGGATGCTTATGCCCTTTCCAGTGCAACCTCGACCATGCCGGAAATTTGTGGCCGCATTTGCCCGCAAGACCGTCTTTGTGAAGGTAACTGCGTTATTGAGAATTCCGGTCATGGCGCTGTAACCATTGGATCGGTTGAAAAATACATCACCGATACGGCATGGAAAGAAGGTTGGGTTGAACCCTTACAGCCTATAACTGAACTTGGTATTTCGGTTGGTATTATCGGTTCAGGGCCTGCCGGATTGACGGCGGCTGAAAAATTACGGCAGCAAGGGTATCAGGTGCATGTTTATGATCGCCATGATCGTGCCGGTGGCCTTTTGACCTATGGTATTCCGGGCTTCAAACTCGAAAAAGACATTGTTGCACGCCGTGTTAAACGGTTAGCCGATGGGGGTGTCACCTTCCATACCAATTTCCACGTCGGTAAAGATGCCAGCCTTGAAGAATTGCGTGAGCGCCACGCGGCTATTCTGATCGCAACCGGTGTTTATAAAGCCCGCGGTCTGGCTACCCCCGGAAAAGAATTAAACGGTATTGTTGATGCGCTGGATTTCCTGATTAGCTCCAACCGGAAATCTTTTGGTGACAAGGTCGAAGCCTTTGATAATGGCACCCTTGATGCCAAGGGTAAAAAAGTAGTGGTTATCGGTGGTGGTGATACCGCAATGGACTGCGTCAGAACGGCTATCCGTCAGGGTGCAGAATCTGTCCGCTGCCTCTATCGTCGCGATCGAGTCAATATGCCCGGTTCCGCACGCGAAGTAAAAAATGCCGAGGATGAAGGCGCAGAATTTGTCTGGCTATCTGCACCGGAATCTTTTGTCGGAAAAGACCATGTTCAATCTGTAAAAGTCCGTGGAATGCGCCTGGGTGCGCCAGATGGTTCTGGCCGTCGTTCTCCTGAACCTGATCCAGCACGTCTTTTTGACATGGATGCGGATCTTGTCATTTGCGCTTTGGGTTTTTCACCGGAAGACCTGCCAACGCTTTTCAATGCGCCGGAATTATCGGTTACCCCTTGGGGAACCGTAGAGGCTGATCCGGTCACATTACAGACTAGCATCGAAGGGGTCTTTGCTGCTGGTGATATTGTCCGCGGTGCCAGCCTTGTGGTTTGGGCCATCCGTGACGGTCTGGTCGCAAGCGAACAGATGCATCAATGGTTAGCAACCCGCCAGCAGGACAAACAGGACGCACCGACCAAGGCCAAAAAGAAAGCTGTTTTTGCCTGA
- a CDS encoding CynX/NimT family MFS transporter, with product MMMNKRPLFSKNAFTIWLMIALVALAFNLRSPLTAIPPIVNEIRSALHINAATAGLLTSIPILCFGILTPLASYLINRTSLKFSVLMTLVGCIIGTLIRASGSFGGLISGTIIIGMALTIGNIVSLLIIAKDFPHKSHIVTGLYTSALNVGTMLSSALTPPMTHYWGWKTALASWVDLAFLALILWLVIFYAEKSFAEYSNDTLPSEKETEKATANILAKDHHPHDSVHRQLVQILVISFAAHLCVYYGLTAWIPSFLRQANQMTSSEAGAAAALFQILALLGSFGIPLLSQRFSSAFLLKLIGLCWLVTPVGLLWLPSLWLFWLILGGFAAGGGFTVIFSTVIQFSRNLDDNRRISSAVQGVGYIFASASPLFIGFLHQAYGDWKAAFCFLSVASLPLFWTGYRLQKIEKYYRA from the coding sequence ATGATGATGAATAAACGACCTCTTTTCTCTAAAAACGCTTTTACTATCTGGTTAATGATTGCCCTTGTTGCTCTGGCATTCAATCTTCGGAGCCCGTTGACAGCTATTCCGCCTATAGTAAATGAAATTAGGTCAGCCCTTCATATCAATGCCGCGACCGCTGGACTATTAACCAGTATTCCTATTCTGTGTTTCGGAATTTTGACGCCCCTTGCCTCTTATCTGATTAACCGAACGTCTTTAAAATTTTCGGTTCTGATGACATTGGTGGGCTGTATTATTGGCACCCTAATACGGGCATCAGGTAGCTTTGGCGGGTTGATAAGCGGTACGATTATTATCGGTATGGCCCTTACCATCGGGAATATTGTCAGCTTGCTGATTATTGCTAAAGATTTCCCTCATAAATCCCATATCGTAACAGGACTTTATACTTCGGCGTTGAATGTCGGAACCATGCTCAGTTCGGCCTTAACACCGCCCATGACGCATTATTGGGGCTGGAAAACCGCGCTGGCTTCTTGGGTTGATCTGGCCTTTCTAGCATTGATTTTGTGGTTAGTGATCTTTTATGCTGAAAAATCATTTGCAGAATATAGCAATGATACCCTGCCAAGCGAAAAAGAAACCGAAAAAGCCACGGCCAATATTCTTGCAAAAGATCATCACCCCCATGATTCCGTTCATCGCCAATTAGTCCAGATATTAGTTATTTCTTTTGCTGCCCATTTATGCGTTTATTATGGTCTGACAGCCTGGATCCCGAGCTTCTTAAGACAAGCTAACCAGATGACATCATCAGAGGCCGGTGCTGCCGCCGCTCTTTTTCAGATTTTAGCATTATTAGGATCGTTTGGTATTCCCCTGTTGAGCCAGCGTTTTTCGTCGGCCTTTCTTCTGAAATTGATCGGGCTATGTTGGCTAGTCACGCCAGTCGGCCTTTTATGGCTGCCTTCTTTATGGCTTTTCTGGCTTATTTTAGGAGGTTTTGCCGCAGGGGGCGGTTTTACCGTAATCTTTTCAACGGTAATCCAATTTTCGCGCAACCTTGATGATAATCGCCGGATTTCTTCTGCTGTTCAGGGGGTCGGCTATATTTTTGCATCCGCCAGCCCCCTTTTCATTGGTTTTTTGCATCAAGCCTATGGAGACTGGAAAGCCGCCTTCTGTTTCCTGTCAGTAGCTTCCCTGCCCCTTTTTTGGACAGGGTACCGACTTCAGAAAATAGAAAAATATTACAGAGCCTAG
- a CDS encoding sensor histidine kinase, with protein sequence MRFDDMLQTIMDQPLNTEAEKIAVWRQLVDCIAQDKGQHDPHLLKNAYQRLMDLTREVPTNIRLDTAETLAGRHIPPLLVQYFACDIALIAMPVISSVRLDVAEWIGILPALRQPVRNILRQRNDLDPLVLRALDSLGGDRPVLDNPKEEPVSVQPKQEKIEASPISLEKAEQPLPPQEEATNSAAEAPMDYRKSLFSKKPDSISLAKETDEIQHHPAEEILANESAPEKEMSFSDSIRSGILHQAYRQPTYFKPFTTSLESLTTDETPVIAEALTTNPPVNEQHKEEKAEKTQEETVKAPRFSPFSDRWRSEITPVEEGLEGHNDQDEPIFEFETKLDQKQPSEEDISDKNKDFAWFAMGKSRSSKKMDAGALLQKKTSKSGSEDTQIRHLLARIDAFRRSLEARAEQFNFESDKNGVVIHVKGIASHILAGISLATPALQNGYGVDGQAVGAFTRRAPIRHARLTIPGNGAAAGEWRIAADPYFSPETGHFSGYRGIARRPRIEETAQPFVSAMPPQPSVLEIDRDSLRQLMHELRNPLNAIVGFAEMIEHQMLGPVGKSYRYYAADITRQGQRLLQAVDDLNLAAEESETASVSPQSEGSTRLTQIVSALHSHYQDAVHKYNGDILFKVATGLPLLKIDSRAIERIFSRLLATVVGLMAAQEQIEVNLDQKDHFVRFMVKRPAALQGYDEQALLDPGFNLQGEWPNSPVLGLGFTLRLVRNLASAVNGQLEIKDDSFIILLPIEESQSQAS encoded by the coding sequence GTGCGTTTCGACGATATGCTCCAAACAATTATGGATCAGCCCCTTAACACAGAAGCGGAAAAGATCGCTGTCTGGCGGCAATTAGTAGATTGTATCGCCCAAGATAAGGGGCAACATGACCCTCATTTGTTAAAAAATGCCTATCAGCGTTTAATGGACTTAACGCGCGAAGTGCCTACCAATATTCGTCTCGATACTGCCGAAACCTTAGCTGGACGCCATATTCCGCCGTTACTGGTGCAATATTTTGCCTGTGATATTGCCCTGATCGCGATGCCTGTCATCAGCTCAGTTCGGCTGGATGTCGCTGAATGGATTGGTATTTTACCCGCTTTACGCCAACCCGTTAGAAATATTCTTCGCCAACGGAATGACCTTGATCCGTTAGTATTGCGCGCTTTGGATAGCCTTGGCGGCGATCGTCCTGTTTTGGATAATCCCAAGGAAGAGCCTGTTTCCGTTCAACCTAAACAAGAAAAAATAGAGGCTTCTCCTATTTCTCTTGAAAAGGCAGAACAGCCGTTACCTCCGCAAGAAGAGGCCACTAATTCAGCAGCAGAAGCGCCGATGGATTACCGGAAAAGCCTTTTCTCGAAAAAGCCTGACAGTATTTCACTCGCCAAAGAAACGGATGAAATTCAACATCATCCCGCCGAAGAAATCTTGGCAAACGAAAGCGCTCCAGAAAAAGAGATGTCTTTTTCTGACAGTATCCGTTCCGGTATTCTTCATCAGGCTTATCGCCAACCCACCTATTTTAAGCCTTTCACCACGTCGCTTGAATCTCTGACGACAGATGAAACGCCCGTTATTGCCGAAGCCTTAACAACGAATCCGCCTGTCAATGAACAGCATAAGGAAGAAAAGGCAGAGAAAACACAGGAAGAAACTGTCAAAGCTCCTAGATTTTCGCCATTTTCTGATCGCTGGCGGTCAGAGATTACGCCTGTAGAAGAAGGCCTTGAAGGTCATAATGACCAAGATGAGCCTATCTTTGAATTTGAAACAAAGCTGGATCAGAAACAGCCTTCTGAAGAAGATATCTCCGACAAAAATAAGGACTTTGCATGGTTTGCCATGGGTAAATCACGCAGTTCCAAAAAAATGGATGCAGGCGCATTACTACAGAAAAAGACATCAAAAAGCGGTAGCGAAGATACCCAGATACGCCATTTATTAGCCCGTATTGACGCCTTCCGGCGCAGTCTGGAAGCCCGTGCAGAACAATTCAATTTCGAGAGCGATAAAAACGGTGTTGTCATCCATGTGAAAGGGATCGCCTCCCATATTTTGGCAGGGATTTCGCTTGCAACGCCCGCTTTACAGAATGGTTATGGTGTCGATGGGCAAGCTGTTGGTGCTTTTACGCGACGCGCCCCTATCCGCCATGCCAGATTGACTATTCCGGGGAATGGGGCAGCGGCAGGGGAATGGCGCATTGCGGCTGATCCTTATTTCAGCCCTGAAACGGGTCATTTCTCTGGCTATCGTGGGATTGCACGTCGTCCCCGCATTGAAGAAACGGCGCAACCTTTTGTATCGGCGATGCCGCCGCAACCTAGCGTCCTTGAAATTGATCGCGATTCACTACGGCAATTGATGCATGAGCTACGAAATCCGTTGAATGCGATCGTCGGCTTTGCTGAAATGATCGAGCATCAGATGCTAGGGCCTGTCGGGAAAAGCTATCGCTATTATGCTGCCGATATTACCCGTCAAGGACAGCGCTTACTACAAGCCGTGGACGATCTTAATCTCGCAGCTGAAGAGAGTGAAACTGCCTCTGTTAGCCCCCAGAGTGAAGGGTCAACTCGCTTAACCCAGATCGTTTCGGCTTTGCATAGCCATTATCAAGATGCAGTTCATAAATATAATGGCGATATCTTGTTCAAAGTCGCAACCGGACTCCCTTTATTAAAAATAGATTCCAGAGCGATTGAACGGATCTTCTCGCGTTTACTAGCTACCGTGGTTGGTCTGATGGCTGCGCAAGAGCAAATAGAAGTTAATCTGGATCAAAAAGATCATTTCGTCCGCTTTATGGTCAAACGTCCGGCGGCATTGCAAGGCTATGATGAACAAGCGCTTCTTGATCCCGGTTTTAATCTACAGGGAGAATGGCCAAATAGTCCGGTTCTCGGGTTAGGCTTTACGCTGCGCTTAGTTAGAAATTTAGCTTCAGCTGTTAACGGTCAGCTTGAGATAAAAGACGATTCTTTTATCATTCTGCTGCCGATAGAAGAAAGCCAATCCCAAGCCTCCTAA
- a CDS encoding Lrp/AsnC family transcriptional regulator, whose protein sequence is MTANYPLDSIDRLILENLQDDGRITNVDLARKAGLTAPPCLRRVRALEEAGIIEGYHAQLNANALGYGIMVFAMVSLKSQAEDDLRQFEEHVATLPEVRECHMLNGEIDFVLKIVAHDLQAFQHLLTSQLTSAPNVTSVKTSLIIRTSKDLPGVPVDTKE, encoded by the coding sequence GTGACGGCTAATTACCCACTTGATTCAATCGATCGTCTGATTCTTGAGAATCTTCAAGATGATGGACGTATCACGAATGTTGACTTGGCACGTAAAGCAGGATTGACAGCCCCCCCCTGTCTCCGTCGTGTACGTGCCCTTGAAGAAGCTGGCATCATTGAAGGTTACCATGCACAGCTTAATGCCAATGCCCTAGGCTATGGTATTATGGTTTTTGCTATGGTTAGCTTGAAAAGCCAAGCCGAAGATGATCTGCGTCAATTTGAAGAACATGTCGCCACCCTGCCGGAAGTGCGGGAATGCCACATGCTGAACGGGGAAATCGACTTCGTTCTTAAAATTGTTGCACATGACTTGCAGGCTTTCCAGCATTTGCTGACTTCTCAATTGACGTCTGCCCCCAATGTTACCAGCGTCAAGACCTCTCTGATCATTCGGACATCCAAAGATTTACCGGGTGTTCCTGTTGATACCAAAGAGTAA
- a CDS encoding undecaprenyl-diphosphate phosphatase — MHDSLLTIILLGILEGVTEFIPVSSTGHLILAERLLGAHGANSASFDIIIQLGAILAVIVFYWERFLNIAKGLFQHSTSSWHFVRNILCGFIPTVIVGAIAYHAVKALLEKPMVVAIALFVGGIAMLIIDRESSHPENTSVQSIPAHKAVLVGLAQCLAMIPGVSRSGATIMGALCLGIDRKTATEYSFFLAIPVMLAATVKELWEQRHNLHIADFGEISLGFVISFVTALIVIKLFLEIVTRRGFAPFAWYRIIIGLVAFAFLLFN; from the coding sequence ATGCATGACTCTTTGTTGACGATTATTTTGCTTGGTATTCTGGAAGGTGTCACGGAATTTATTCCGGTCTCCTCGACCGGTCACCTTATCCTCGCTGAAAGGCTGTTAGGCGCCCATGGTGCCAATTCCGCCAGCTTTGATATTATTATCCAACTCGGCGCTATCTTAGCCGTCATCGTTTTTTATTGGGAACGATTCCTGAATATTGCCAAAGGGTTGTTTCAGCATTCCACATCTTCATGGCATTTTGTCAGAAATATTCTTTGCGGTTTTATTCCGACCGTTATTGTCGGGGCTATCGCCTATCATGCCGTCAAAGCCCTATTGGAAAAACCAATGGTGGTTGCAATTGCCTTATTTGTCGGTGGTATCGCGATGTTAATCATTGATCGCGAATCATCTCATCCCGAGAATACCTCGGTGCAATCTATTCCGGCTCACAAAGCCGTTCTGGTTGGCTTAGCGCAATGTCTGGCGATGATCCCCGGGGTCAGCCGTTCCGGTGCCACGATTATGGGCGCGTTATGTCTGGGTATCGATCGTAAAACAGCCACTGAATATAGCTTCTTTCTAGCTATTCCGGTCATGCTGGCCGCTACCGTCAAAGAATTATGGGAACAGCGTCACAATCTTCATATCGCGGATTTTGGTGAAATCAGCCTTGGCTTTGTAATTTCTTTTGTGACGGCCTTGATTGTTATCAAATTATTTTTGGAAATCGTCACCCGCCGCGGTTTTGCGCCCTTTGCTTGGTATCGGATTATTATCGGTCTGGTAGCTTTTGCTTTTCTCTTGTTTAATTAG
- a CDS encoding UdgX family uracil-DNA binding protein (This protein belongs to the uracil DNA glycosylase superfamily, members of which act in excision repair of DNA. However, it belongs more specifically to UdgX branch, whose founding member was found to bind uracil in DNA (where it does not belong), without cleaving it, appears to promote DNA repair by a pathway involving RecA, rather than base excision.): MSEAAVKKAPSWEDLTEALHHCTRCALYQKATQVVCGEGSHTSPVIFVGEQPGDQEDLAGRPFVGPAGQVFDEVMASIGWPREEIYLTNAVKHFKFWLKGERRIHQTPAPEEVDCCRYWLRQEWRLLKPRLTIALGGTAVLALTGKKQTLGSLRGKILTLGKAAAPFIVTYHPSYILRQASEEGRQRAYQAMQQDLTIARNFLAAS, translated from the coding sequence ATGTCAGAAGCGGCCGTCAAGAAAGCACCGTCATGGGAAGATCTGACGGAGGCTTTGCATCACTGCACGCGCTGCGCTCTTTACCAAAAAGCAACACAGGTAGTTTGCGGTGAAGGCTCTCACACAAGCCCAGTTATTTTTGTGGGTGAACAGCCCGGAGATCAGGAAGATTTAGCGGGACGGCCTTTCGTAGGCCCTGCCGGACAGGTTTTTGATGAGGTCATGGCCTCTATCGGTTGGCCAAGGGAAGAAATTTATCTGACCAATGCCGTCAAGCATTTCAAATTCTGGTTAAAAGGGGAAAGACGTATTCATCAGACCCCCGCCCCTGAAGAAGTAGATTGCTGTCGATATTGGTTAAGACAGGAATGGCGTTTGTTAAAACCACGCTTGACCATAGCCCTAGGCGGGACGGCGGTGCTGGCTTTGACCGGAAAAAAGCAGACCTTAGGGTCTTTACGGGGAAAAATTCTGACCTTGGGAAAAGCAGCGGCACCTTTCATTGTGACCTATCACCCTTCTTATATCTTACGCCAAGCGAGCGAAGAAGGTCGGCAGAGAGCCTATCAGGCGATGCAGCAGGATTTGACCATAGCACGCAATTTTTTGGCTGCATCCTGA
- the ispZ gene encoding septation protein IspZ, which translates to MEKQTDHSSRKTSSSSPSFVKMAIDYAPLVIFFLAYKMTGFFIGTIAFMVSMIVAIGVSRYKLGRVSPTLWLSFVLIMFFGGLTLWFHDQRFIQLKPTIIYSFFAVMLLGGRLLNKPMLKYIMEDAFDGVTEKGWLILSFNWGCFFLVMALLNEYLRTHFSFDVWLTLKIWGAMILSAVFGFANMPVLIKNGLNTGNGKN; encoded by the coding sequence ATGGAAAAACAAACCGATCACTCTTCCCGTAAAACCTCCTCTTCTTCGCCTTCTTTTGTCAAAATGGCGATAGATTACGCTCCGCTTGTGATCTTCTTTTTGGCCTATAAAATGACAGGATTCTTTATAGGTACCATCGCTTTTATGGTCTCGATGATCGTAGCTATAGGGGTTTCCCGTTACAAGCTGGGACGGGTCTCACCGACCTTGTGGCTTTCTTTTGTCTTGATTATGTTCTTTGGCGGTCTGACCTTATGGTTTCATGACCAACGTTTCATTCAGCTTAAGCCCACTATCATCTACAGTTTTTTTGCCGTCATGCTGTTAGGCGGGCGCTTATTGAACAAACCGATGCTGAAATATATTATGGAAGATGCCTTTGATGGCGTGACTGAGAAAGGCTGGCTGATCTTAAGTTTTAACTGGGGCTGCTTTTTTCTCGTTATGGCCTTGCTAAACGAATATCTAAGGACGCATTTCAGTTTTGACGTCTGGCTGACCTTAAAAATCTGGGGCGCGATGATTTTGTCGGCCGTTTTCGGATTTGCCAATATGCCTGTTTTAATCAAAAACGGATTAAATACAGGCAATGGCAAAAATTAA
- a CDS encoding NAD(P)/FAD-dependent oxidoreductase has translation MSKNGRPDRIVVVGGGAGGLQLVRALGERFGKEADVILVDRSPTHVWKPLFHEVATGALDADLDEVSYRYHGKHWGYHYVRGTLEDIDRKNHEIILEPLVDEEGHKISDQERLRYDYLVLALGSVANDFNTPGVRENCLFLDSRAQADRFREHLFDACASASRTMIAQPGMEKPVRVTVIGAGATGVELSAELYNTAIELGNFGLEKFGANCMQVTLVEAAPRILAPLPEFMAEDAHTVLQRLGVDIKTNTMVVEAGEGFIKTKDGQTIESDIQLWAAGVKAPDFLSKVEGLEVARSNQIIVKPTLQSTTDDRIFAMGDCCSCKLPEAERPVPPRAQAAHQMADTVFENIVRLRKGEPLKDFAYRDYGTLLSLSRFAAIGDLSLSGKKNVGKRVVKGRIARFFYNSLYRLHLLAIHGWVKGSAVLAAAMAHSMLRPKVKLY, from the coding sequence ATGTCGAAGAATGGTAGACCTGACCGCATTGTTGTCGTGGGTGGCGGTGCCGGTGGATTGCAGTTGGTGCGTGCTTTGGGGGAACGTTTCGGGAAAGAGGCCGACGTCATTCTGGTTGACCGTAGCCCAACCCATGTTTGGAAACCTCTGTTCCATGAAGTTGCCACCGGCGCATTAGATGCCGATCTGGATGAAGTCAGCTATCGTTATCACGGTAAGCATTGGGGATATCACTATGTCCGTGGGACATTGGAAGATATCGACCGTAAAAATCATGAAATCATCCTTGAGCCTTTAGTGGATGAAGAAGGCCATAAAATCAGCGATCAGGAACGTCTCCGTTATGATTATCTGGTTTTGGCCTTGGGTTCGGTCGCCAATGATTTCAATACGCCAGGTGTAAGAGAGAACTGTCTGTTTTTGGATAGCCGCGCTCAGGCTGACCGTTTTCGCGAACATCTCTTTGACGCTTGTGCGAGCGCATCCAGAACCATGATTGCTCAACCGGGTATGGAAAAACCAGTCAGAGTAACGGTTATCGGCGCAGGGGCGACCGGTGTCGAATTATCGGCTGAATTATACAATACCGCCATTGAACTGGGTAATTTTGGCCTCGAAAAATTCGGTGCCAATTGTATGCAAGTAACCTTGGTCGAGGCAGCCCCTCGTATCTTGGCACCTTTACCTGAATTTATGGCCGAGGATGCTCATACGGTTTTACAGCGTTTGGGCGTTGATATCAAAACCAACACGATGGTTGTTGAAGCCGGTGAAGGTTTTATCAAGACCAAAGATGGCCAGACCATTGAAAGCGATATCCAGCTTTGGGCGGCTGGGGTGAAAGCGCCTGATTTCCTGTCCAAGGTCGAAGGTTTGGAAGTTGCCCGCAGCAACCAGATTATCGTGAAGCCAACCTTACAAAGCACGACGGATGATCGTATTTTCGCTATGGGCGATTGCTGTTCATGCAAATTGCCTGAAGCTGAACGCCCAGTGCCGCCGCGCGCGCAGGCTGCCCATCAGATGGCCGATACAGTTTTTGAAAATATCGTTCGTTTGCGGAAAGGTGAACCGCTTAAAGATTTCGCTTATCGCGATTATGGCACGTTGCTTTCCCTTAGCCGGTTTGCCGCTATTGGCGATTTAAGCCTGAGTGGGAAGAAAAATGTTGGTAAACGCGTCGTTAAAGGCCGGATTGCCCGCTTCTTCTATAACTCGCTCTATCGCCTGCATTTGTTGGCTATTCATGGATGGGTCAAAGGCTCGGCTGTTCTTGCCGCCGCTATGGCGCACAGCATGTTACGCCCTAAAGTCAAATTATACTGA